A single genomic interval of Pyrus communis chromosome 7, drPyrComm1.1, whole genome shotgun sequence harbors:
- the LOC137739968 gene encoding uncharacterized protein, whose protein sequence is MEKTNVSNKKQVTDKRSLLDLVFSWSLGDVLNNELYKNKVPTIPKTFLNVKSYLESFVPSLIEETHADLHSSMITELSHAPTCEILTLECSKGHKPPKNLLYDIAYKRDTEADQKHKGLMYEPQVGDLIALTDVKPKCVDDLNRSPRHYVIAYVSKVPNPDEFPDAHEFQILSSKPIDYGEQDVQKSKRQKHFAVYLINMTTNLRVWGALNSKEGNTDIIQKVLQPSSHDANSCTTCSPIQSYSPDLSTIWPTISSHKLNYSQEAAVLNFIGLSKCHHQNDIKLIWGPPGTGKTKTVSLSLFALFMLKCRTLTCAPTNIAVLEVAARLRSLVKESLEFGKYGLGDIVLFGNRKQMPVDDKADLLEVFLDHRIKILIRCLRPLSGWKYLLSSMIRLLEEPDEEYSLYLQKRAEKQEQSAQGNEKKNTKRAEKHKESAQGNEKKNKKRAEKHKPSAQGIEMGTKGNNESVKEDDPLTFEEFVKKEFDSIFEPLKICMVDLYTHLPTSCIPLKVVKDMDEASGLLKSFKSSMHRISVAKEGLNLVLKDFKVSGSIVGRFIQLGKKCVCKLKLLPQKFGVPKTIDPYSIRTFCLQNACLIFCTASTSAKLPNALPMRPLELLVVDEAAQLKECESAIPLQLSGIRHAILIGDERQLPAMVKSERAKVAEFGRSLFERMTKLGHRKHLLNIQYRMHPSISLFPKMEFYNNQILDGPNVTESSYQRCFLKGKMYQSYSFINIANGKEQFDHGHSQKNMVEVAVVSEIVARLYEEFIRTKKEVSIGVISPYKAQVYAIQEGVKKYSKKCNPQFSVSVRSVDGFQGGEEDVIIISTVRCNVKGAIGFLSNRQRANVALTRARYCLWILGNASTLVNSDSIWKKLVLDAKRRDCFHNADEDKNLAQAIAAALLELDQFHALLSIESLLFKNARWKVCFSDEFEKSLAKIKDTLVRREVLNLLTKLSSGWCHAHKDKGRMVHDGTSSQLLEKYKVNRLLNLIWTVDILQEKSYYIQVMKVWDIVTSSDIPRLAKRLDIIFGTYTVDKMNRCKHKCIDKCTAVPMRWPVDSSSCHEADPVEFLSKPLSSLSLTDKPESSTSTSGVAIKTEKQSTQSFLTPKSHSKSHAKRTRQSPNVETGIWSIVISLMILLFIIVILEF, encoded by the exons ATGGAGAAGACTAACGTGAGCAACAAGAAACAAGTTACAGACAAAAGAAGCTTGCTCGATCTGGTTTTCTCTTGGTCTCTCGGCGATGTTCTCAACAACGAACTTTACAAAAACAAG GTGCCTACGATTCCTAAGACCTTCTTGAATGTGAAAAGTTATTTGGAATCATTCGTTCCTTCACTCATTGAGGAAACACATGCTGATTTACACTCGAGTATGATCACGGAACTGTCGCATGCACCTACTTGTGAAATATTGACTCTTGAATGTTCGAAAGGTCATAAACCTCCCAAAAATTTGTTGTATGATATTGCATATAAGAGAGATACAGAAGCGGATCAGAAGCACAAAGGATTAATGTACGAGCCACAGGTTGGAGATCTCATTGCCTTGACGGATGTGAAACCGAAATGTGTTGATGATTTGAACAGGTCCCCAAGACACTATGTTATTGCTTATGTTAGTAAAGTACCTAATCCTGATGAATTTCCTGATGCTCATGAGTTCCAAATACTCTCATCCAAGCCTATCGATTATGGAGAACAAGACGTACAAAAGAGCAAGAGACAAAAACATTTTGCAGTTTATCTCATAAACATGACAACAAATCTTCGTGTGTGGGGTGCCTTGAACTCAAAAGAGGGAAACACAGATATTATTCAGAAAGTTCTGCAACCCAGTTCACAT GATGCGAATTCTTGTACTACTTGCTCTCCCATACAAAGTTACTCCCCTGACCTTTCTACCATTTGGCCCACTATTTCCTCTCACAAACTAAATTACTCCCAAGAAGCTGCAGTCTTAAACTTTATCGGTTTGAGTAAATGCCATCATCAGAATGATATCAAATTAATTTGGGGTCCTCCAGGTACTGGGAAGACAAAGACAGTCAGTCTGTCTCTCTTTGCCCTCTTTATGCTCAAGTGCAGAACACTAACATGTGCTCCCACCAATATTGCGGTGTTAGAAGTTGCAGCCCGGCTCAGGAGTCTGGTTAAAGAGTCTCTTGAGTTTGGAAAGTACGGACTTGGAGATATAGTTCTCTTTGGGAACCGGAAGCAAATGCCGGTTGATGATAAAGCTGACCTTCTTGAGGTATTTCTCGATCATCGTATTAAAATCCTGATCAGGTGTTTGAGGCCCTTGTCTGGATGGAAGTATCTGTTAAGCTCAATGATACGTCTACTTGAGGAACCAGATGAAGAGTACTCTTTATATTTGCAAAAGAGAGCAGAAAAACAAGAACAGAGTGCTCaaggaaatgagaagaaaaacacaAAGAGAGCAGAAAAACACAAAGAGAGTGCTCaaggaaatgagaagaaaaacaaaaagagagcAGAAAAACACAAACCAAGTGCTCAAGGAATTGAGATGGGTACTAAAGGAAACAATGAAAGCGTAAAAGAGGATGATCCATTGACGTTTGAGGAGTTTGTGAAGAAAGAGTTTGATTCAATTTTTGAGCCACTGAAGATTTGCATGGTAGATTTGTACACTCACTTACCAACTTCTTGCATTCCACTGAAGGTAGTGAAGGACATGGATGAAGCTTCGGGTTTGCTCAAGTCCTTTAAATCTTCCATGCATCGTATCAGTGTTGCTAAGGAAGGTTTGAACTTAGTCCTAAAAGATTTCAAAGTTTCAGGAAGCATTGTCGGTCGCTTTATACAGTTGGGAAAAAAGTGTGTTTGTAAACTGAAGTTGCTTCCTCAGAAATTTGGTGTCCCAAAAACTATTGATCCTTATTCAATAAGAACTTTCTGCTTGCAAAATGCTTGCTTAATATTTTGTACTGCATCAACTTCTGCCAAATTGCCTAATGCATTACCGATGAGACCACTGGAATTGTTAGTCGTTGATGAAGCTGCTCAGCTTAAAGAATGTGAGTCTGCAATTCCTTTACAACTGTCTGGTATCCGCCATGCTATTCTAATAGGAGATGAGCGGCAACTCCCTGCTATGGTTAAAAGCGAG AGAGCGAAAGTGGCTGAGTTTGGAAGAAGCTTGTTCGAAAGGATGACAAAGTTGGGACACAGGAAGCATCTTCTCAATATCCAATATAGGATGCATCCATCCATCAGCTTATTTCCAAAAATGGAGTTCTATAACAATCAGATATTAGATGGTCCGAATGTCACTGAAAGTAGCTATCAGAGGTGCTTCCTCAAGGGAAAGATGTACCAATCCTACTCCTTCATAAATATAGCCAATGGAAAAGAACAATTTGATCATGGTCATAGTCAGAAAAATATGGTCGAGGTTGCTGTGGTCTCTGAGATAGTTGCAAGACTTTACGAAG AATTCATCCGCACCAAGAAGGAGGTTAGTATTGGAGTCATATCACCATACAAGGCTCAAGTTTATGCAATTCAAGAGGGTGTGAAAAAATACAGTAAAAAGTGTAACCCTCAATTCTCTGTAAGTGTGCGGTCTGTTGATGGGTTCCAAGGTGGTGAAGAGGATGTGATAATTATCTCCACTGTCAGATGTAACGTGAAAGGTGCAATTGGTTTCTTGTCCAACCGTCAAAGGGCAAATGTTGCACTTACACGTGCACG GTATTGTCTTTGGATATTGGGGAATGCATCGACTTTGGTTAACAGTGACTCTATCTGGAAGAAGCTAGTCCTTGATGCCAAGAGACGCGATTGTTTTCACAATGCTGATGAGGACAAGAACTTGGCACAGGCTATTGCTGCTGCCCTGCTGGAGCTTGACCAATTTCATGCTCTACTTAGTATTGAATCTCTGCTGTTCAAAAATGCAAGATGGAAG GTTTGCTTCAGTGATGAATTTGAGAAATCATTAGCAAAGATTAAAGACACTCTGGTTCGTCGAGAAGTGCTTAATCTACTAACGAAGCTTTCAAGTGGATGGTGTCACGCACACAAGGATAAGGGAAGGATGGTTCATGACGGGACTTCTTCTCAACTGTTAGAGAAGTATAAAGTCAATAGGCTGCTGAATCTCATTTGGACTGTGGATATTCTTCAGGAGAAATCATATTACATCCAGGTTATGAAGGTTTGGGATATCGTGACATCTTCGGATATACCTAGACTAGCAAAGCGTCTTGACATCATTTTTGGGACTTACACAGTGGATAAGATGAATCGTTGCAAGCACAAGTGTATTGATAAGTGCACTGCTGTTCCAATGAGATGGCCGGTGGATTCTAGTAGTTGCCATGAAGCTGATCCTGTGGAGTTCCTTTCAAAACCATTATCTTCACTCAGTCTAACAGATAAACCCGAATCATCAACATCAACTTCTGG GGTGGCTATCAAAACAGAGAAACAGTCTACACAATCCTTTCTCACACCCAAAAGCCATTCGAAAAGTCATGCTAAACGaacaaggcaatcaccgaacgTAGAGACTGGAATCTGGTCAATAGTGATCTCTTTAATGATTTTATTGTTCATAATTGTAATCCTTGAGTTCTGA